DNA from Brevibacterium sp. 'Marine':
GCAGCGGTGCCCAGGAGAGTGAGGACCCGTGTGGGCGTGCGCGGAAGTGATGAGGGGTCGGGCCGTTCAGCTTCTGCGTCACCAGCATCGGCCAGAGCAGGTGCGTCGCTCGGCGCGGTGAGTCCGCCTCGTCGACGCTCGGCCAGGGCGCGCGCGAGTGCGGACGTGCCGACGAGGATGGCTGAGGTCGTCTCGGCGAGAGCGACGATACGGGTGAGATCCTCCATCGACTCGGCATCGGCGGTGATGAGGCGCTCGCCGCCGAAGCCGGCATGCGAGGCGTCGACACTGGTTTCCGAGCCGACAGTGGCATCCTTGAAGAGGTCGGCAGCATCGGTGCCAGTCAGCGATCGCAGTTCGTCGAGGCCCATGTGGCGGGCAGGGACGGGGCACAGATCCGAAAGCGTCTCCGGTGTGCTGCCGTCCTCGAGGCTCCAGGCGCGAGTGCTGCTCAGCCGAATTCCGTTGTCGAAGGGCACTGCGCCGACGACCGTGCGGCTCTGCTGCGGAAGCGCCGGAGCGAAGATTACGGGTCCGAGTGCGTGATCGAGTGCGGCGGAGAGAGCCGCCTGGATATTGCCGCGCAGCAGGGAATCGACCTTGATGAGTGCGGCGCGGGACGAGCCGAAGTCACGAAGCGCAGCCGAAGTGCAGGCGCCGGCCGACTCGGCCGGCAGATAACGGCAGTCGAGATCGACGACGAGGTCCCGGGGGTCGGTGACGACCGCCTCGGTGACGGATCGATCGGAACCTGCGCCGGCGTTCGCCTCGGTGATGGTGTCATCTGAGCCGGTCGTGGAGTCTGCACTCGACGAGGTGAGCACGATCGGCGTACCCGGATCGAGTGTGGCGGCGACCTCGGCCGCGCCGCTGAGATCGTCGGCGATGACCAGGACGCCGGATTCGCCTGCTGACATGGCACTCCTTTGCGTCCGGTCCGGCTGAACATCTCTACAGTGACATGTCTGCGCGAAATGCGCAACTTGTTGCACGATCCACGCATAAGTGGGAGGATCGGGGTATCGACGATCTGCCCCACTCAACGAGGAGACCCTTGTGACCACAGACTCGACAATCACGCTCGACGGAGTCTCCGTCCCCCTGTCCCGGCTGGTGCTGGGCACGATGACATTCGGCGACACGGTGGCCGAAGCGGACGCGCACGAGGTGTTCGAGGCGGCCATCGCCGCGGGTATCACCGGCATCGACACCGCCAACGGCTATGCGAAGTCGACGACCGAGGGGCTCATCTCGCCGCTGGTGAAGAAGCACCGTGATCGGATCGTGTTGGCGACGAAGGCCGGAATGCCCCATGCCGACGCCGGCGAGCACTCGCCGCTGTCGGCGAAGGGCCTGCGCGCGAGCGTCGAAGGCTCGCTGCGTCGTCTCGACGTCGACTCGATCGATCTCTTCTATCTCCACCAGCCCGACCGGGCGGCTGCCCTCGACGAGACGCTCGAGACCGTCGCCGCCCTGCGTGCCGAAGGCAAGATCGCCGCCCTGGGCATCTCGAACTTCTCCGCGTGGCAGGCCGTCGATGTCATCGCCGCGGCCGAGCGTGCCGGCGCCCCGCGACCGATGGTGGCGCAGAACGTCTACAGCGTGCTGGCTCGTCGGATCGAAGATGAATGGCTCGAATGCGGACAGGCTCACGGCATCGTGACGATGGCGTACAACCCGTTGGCCGGCGGATTGCTCGCCCGCCGTCCCTCGACCGAAGGCACCGGCGATCGATTCTCCGGCTCCGTGCTCGCCGAAATGTACTCGCAGCGCTACCTCTCCGACTCCGTCCTCACTGCGGTCGAGGCCTTTGCCGCCGTGGCCGATGGCGCCGGGATCCCGCAGGCCGAGCTCGCGCTGCGCTGGGTCGCCGAGGCGCCGGGCGTCTCTGCCCTCCTGCTCGGGGCCAGCCGCGTCGGGCAGCTCGAAGCGAATATCGCGGCCATCTCGAAGGGTCCGCTGCCGGCCGATGTGCTCACCGCCGTCGACGACGCCACCGCCGCGGTGCGCGGCTCCCAGCCGAAGTACAACCGCTGAACCGCCTCTGTCTCGATTCGACCAATCCTGTGAAAGGACCACCATGACCTCTCTCAACGGCATCCTCGCCGCCATCGCCACACCCTTCGACGAGGAGGAGCGCATCGTCGAGGCGGCCCTGCGCGCACACGTGAACCGACAGCTCGACGCAGGCATCCACGGCATCTTCGCACTCGGCACCAACGGTGAGTTCTACGCCCAGACCGCAGCCGAACGCGCCGAGGCGGCCCGCATCGTCATCGACGAGGTGTCCGGTGCCGTCCCCGTCGTCATCGGTGCCGGTGCCGCGACGACGAGGGAGACCATCGCGATCGCATCGGATGCGGCTGCGGCCGGAGCCGATGCGCTGTCGATCATCACCCCGTACTTCGCTGCCGCCTCTCAGGTCGAGATCGAGAACCACTTCCGGGCTGTGGCCGATTCCGTCGACGTCCCGGTCATCGTCTACAACATCCCCGCGCGAACCGGCAACGCCGTGGCCCCGGCGACGCTCGAGAAGCTCGCAGAGGTGGAGAACATCACCGCAGTGAAGGATTCGAGCGGGAACTTCGACACGATCCTGCAGTACCTCGAGCGCACCGATCGCGAGTCCTTCGACGTCATCTCCGGCAATGACTCGCTCATTCTGTGGACCCTGCTCGCCGGCGGGGCGGGAGGGATCAG
Protein-coding regions in this window:
- a CDS encoding aldo/keto reductase, whose translation is MTTDSTITLDGVSVPLSRLVLGTMTFGDTVAEADAHEVFEAAIAAGITGIDTANGYAKSTTEGLISPLVKKHRDRIVLATKAGMPHADAGEHSPLSAKGLRASVEGSLRRLDVDSIDLFYLHQPDRAAALDETLETVAALRAEGKIAALGISNFSAWQAVDVIAAAERAGAPRPMVAQNVYSVLARRIEDEWLECGQAHGIVTMAYNPLAGGLLARRPSTEGTGDRFSGSVLAEMYSQRYLSDSVLTAVEAFAAVADGAGIPQAELALRWVAEAPGVSALLLGASRVGQLEANIAAISKGPLPADVLTAVDDATAAVRGSQPKYNR
- a CDS encoding dihydrodipicolinate synthase family protein yields the protein MTSLNGILAAIATPFDEEERIVEAALRAHVNRQLDAGIHGIFALGTNGEFYAQTAAERAEAARIVIDEVSGAVPVVIGAGAATTRETIAIASDAAAAGADALSIITPYFAAASQVEIENHFRAVADSVDVPVIVYNIPARTGNAVAPATLEKLAEVENITAVKDSSGNFDTILQYLERTDRESFDVISGNDSLILWTLLAGGAGGISGIANIYPQTMASIYDLFAAGDTAAARTAQDSIRPIRNCLALGNPNTVVKAAANERGFGLGPARAPFSALSEEAKKQVAATVAADVERGLA